The following are from one region of the Shinella sp. PSBB067 genome:
- a CDS encoding RNA polymerase sigma factor: protein MTDLAWIDLALTSARPQAMGALLRYFRDLDMAEEAFQEACLRALRTWPDKGPPRDPAAWLIFVGRNSGIDQVRKRAKTRPLPPEEVLSDLEDTESDLADRLDGAHYRDDILRLLFVCCHPDLPATQQIALALRIVSGLSVRQIARAFLVSEAAMEQRITRAKAKVGAAGIPFETPDAVARAERLGLVAAMIYLVFNEGYSAGVPEKADTPFCTEAIRLARLLLKLFPAEPEIMGLTALLLIQHSRLAARFDGNGQIVLLEDQDRSLWDRALIDEALVLIDKALRHRAPGPFQIQAAIAALHARAATAAETDWVEIDLLYQTLERLQPSPVVRLNRAVAVAKREGPEAALALIEPLAEKLDGYFYFHGLRGGLLKQLGRYGEAHQAFDRAIALATTSAEAAHIRQHLDSMQREAAGAMFPAP from the coding sequence ATGACGGACCTTGCCTGGATCGACCTGGCGCTCACCTCGGCACGGCCGCAGGCCATGGGGGCGCTGCTGCGCTACTTCCGTGACCTCGACATGGCGGAGGAGGCCTTTCAGGAGGCCTGCCTTCGCGCGCTGAGGACATGGCCCGACAAGGGCCCGCCGCGCGATCCGGCAGCATGGCTCATCTTCGTCGGCCGCAACAGCGGCATCGACCAGGTGAGGAAGCGCGCGAAAACCCGGCCACTGCCGCCCGAGGAGGTGCTGTCCGACCTTGAGGACACCGAGAGCGACCTGGCCGACCGGCTGGACGGCGCGCATTACCGCGACGACATCCTGCGCCTGCTCTTCGTCTGCTGCCATCCGGACCTGCCGGCGACGCAGCAGATCGCGCTGGCGCTGCGCATCGTCTCCGGGCTTTCGGTCAGGCAGATCGCTCGGGCCTTCCTCGTCTCGGAAGCGGCGATGGAGCAGCGCATCACCCGCGCCAAGGCCAAGGTCGGCGCGGCCGGCATTCCCTTCGAGACGCCGGATGCCGTGGCGCGGGCCGAACGGCTCGGGCTGGTCGCGGCGATGATCTATCTCGTCTTCAACGAGGGTTATTCGGCCGGGGTGCCCGAGAAAGCGGATACGCCGTTCTGCACGGAGGCGATCCGGCTCGCCCGGCTGCTGCTCAAGCTCTTTCCGGCGGAGCCCGAGATCATGGGACTGACGGCGCTGCTGCTCATCCAGCATTCCCGGCTCGCCGCCCGCTTCGACGGGAACGGGCAGATCGTGCTGCTAGAGGATCAGGACCGCTCGCTCTGGGACCGCGCGCTCATCGACGAGGCACTGGTGCTGATCGACAAGGCGCTGCGCCACCGCGCGCCCGGCCCCTTCCAGATACAGGCGGCGATTGCCGCGCTGCATGCCCGCGCCGCGACGGCGGCGGAGACGGACTGGGTGGAGATCGACCTTCTCTACCAGACGCTGGAACGGCTCCAGCCCTCGCCGGTGGTGCGGCTCAACCGGGCTGTCGCGGTCGCCAAGCGCGAGGGGCCGGAGGCGGCGCTGGCGCTCATCGAGCCGCTGGCGGAAAAGCTCGACGGCTATTTCTATTTCCATGGCCTGCGCGGCGGCCTCCTCAAGCAGCTTGGCCGCTATGGGGAGGCGCATCAGGCCTTCGACCGCGCCATCGCGCTCGCCACCACCTCGGCCGAGGCGGCCCATATCCGCCAGCATCTCGACAGCATGCAGCGCGAGGCCGCCGGCGCGATGTTTCCGGCCCCGTGA
- a CDS encoding polysaccharide deacetylase: MLSLFSPRILLLPLALALAAGTASAKDDAVEPARRKQLVIVSFDGAHDNQLWEKSRAMARRTGAHFTYFLSCTFLFPKAERAKYQAPHEKRGRSNVGFAQDRDETILRLGEIWLAKLEGHDIGSHACGHFDGGKWSAGDWKAEFAFFRDALENAWQNAGVGEREPADWKRFAREDIKGFRAPYLSAGSGLIKALEANGFTYDASLVTKGPAMPVASGDIARFGLPLIPEGAAQRPVIAMDYNLYVRHSKGKEAPEKSAAFEESTLKAYRDAFTKQYDGERIPLQLGFHFVEMNAGAYWRALDRFLTETCGKADVACVSYAGALDILAREKKAAGAAL, from the coding sequence ATGTTGTCCTTGTTTTCGCCTCGAATCCTCCTTCTGCCCCTCGCCCTGGCGCTTGCCGCAGGTACGGCCTCTGCAAAGGACGACGCGGTGGAGCCGGCAAGGCGCAAGCAACTCGTCATCGTCTCCTTCGACGGCGCGCACGACAACCAGCTCTGGGAAAAGAGCCGCGCCATGGCCAGGCGCACCGGCGCGCATTTCACCTATTTCCTCTCCTGCACCTTCCTGTTCCCGAAGGCCGAGCGCGCGAAGTACCAGGCGCCGCACGAAAAGCGCGGCCGCTCCAATGTGGGCTTCGCGCAGGACAGGGACGAGACGATCCTGCGCCTCGGCGAGATCTGGCTGGCGAAACTCGAAGGCCACGACATCGGCAGCCATGCCTGCGGCCACTTCGACGGCGGCAAATGGAGCGCTGGGGACTGGAAGGCCGAATTCGCCTTCTTCCGCGACGCGCTGGAAAATGCCTGGCAGAATGCCGGCGTCGGCGAACGCGAGCCGGCGGACTGGAAGCGTTTCGCAAGGGAAGACATCAAAGGATTCCGCGCGCCCTATCTTTCCGCCGGCAGCGGCCTCATCAAGGCGCTTGAGGCGAACGGCTTCACATATGATGCAAGCCTCGTCACCAAGGGGCCGGCCATGCCGGTCGCAAGCGGCGACATCGCCCGCTTCGGCCTGCCGCTCATCCCGGAGGGCGCGGCACAGCGACCCGTCATCGCCATGGACTACAATCTCTATGTCCGCCATTCCAAGGGCAAGGAAGCTCCGGAAAAGAGCGCGGCTTTCGAGGAAAGCACGCTCAAGGCCTATCGTGATGCCTTTACCAAACAATATGACGGCGAACGCATCCCGCTGCAGCTCGGCTTCCATTTCGTGGAGATGAACGCCGGCGCCTACTGGCGGGCGCTCGACCGCTTCCTGACGGAAACCTGCGGCAAGGCGGATGTCGCCTGCGTCAGCTATGCCGGCGCGCTGGACATCCTCGCCAGGGAGAAGAAGGCGGCCGGAGCCGCCCTCTGA
- a CDS encoding YkgJ family cysteine cluster protein: MQSSPNVVAGRSCGTCTLCCRLPDIDHLDKPANAWCRHCVAGKGCSIYADRPSVCRDFLCLWMTDEGLAEAWEPSRSHMMVYRQGPQVTVLVDPDHPDIWRRELYHSQLLDWAREAETTGGYVIVFRQDDVFKI, encoded by the coding sequence ATGCAATCATCCCCTAACGTTGTTGCCGGCCGATCCTGCGGCACCTGCACGCTCTGCTGCCGGCTGCCCGACATCGATCATTTGGACAAGCCGGCCAATGCCTGGTGCCGGCACTGCGTCGCGGGCAAGGGGTGTTCGATCTATGCGGATCGGCCGTCGGTCTGCCGGGATTTCCTCTGTCTGTGGATGACCGATGAGGGCCTTGCTGAAGCGTGGGAGCCGTCGCGCTCGCACATGATGGTCTACCGGCAGGGGCCGCAGGTTACGGTTCTGGTCGATCCCGACCATCCCGATATCTGGCGGCGGGAGCTGTACCATTCGCAATTGCTGGACTGGGCGCGTGAAGCCGAAACGACGGGCGGCTACGTCATCGTGTTCCGGCAGGATGACGTGTTCAAGATCTGA
- a CDS encoding 3-hydroxybutyrate dehydrogenase produces the protein MKSVVVTGSTSGIGLAIATAFAETGANVVINGFGASDEIEAIRVKLDGLGKGRVIYHPADMTKPHEISDLIETAVEEFDGVDILVNNAGIQHVEKIEDFPVEKWDQIIAINLSSSFHTIRAAVPHMKRKGWGRIINVASAHGLVASPFKAAYVAAKHGVMGLTKTVALEVAENGITANAICPGYVLTPLVEKQIPDTAKARGISEAEVKTDVMLKFQPTKEFVGTDEVTAIALFLASDAAKSINGTHISVDGGWTAQ, from the coding sequence ATGAAGAGCGTCGTCGTCACCGGCTCCACCAGCGGCATCGGCCTTGCCATCGCCACCGCCTTTGCCGAAACCGGCGCCAATGTCGTCATCAACGGCTTCGGCGCGTCGGACGAGATCGAGGCGATCCGGGTAAAGCTCGACGGGCTCGGCAAGGGCCGCGTCATCTACCATCCCGCCGACATGACCAAGCCGCACGAGATCTCCGACCTCATCGAGACGGCGGTGGAGGAATTCGACGGCGTCGACATCCTCGTCAACAATGCCGGCATCCAGCATGTCGAGAAGATCGAGGATTTCCCGGTCGAGAAGTGGGACCAGATCATCGCGATCAACCTCTCCAGCTCCTTCCACACCATCCGCGCCGCCGTGCCGCACATGAAGCGCAAGGGCTGGGGCCGCATCATCAACGTCGCCTCCGCGCACGGCCTTGTCGCCTCGCCCTTCAAGGCCGCCTATGTGGCGGCCAAGCACGGCGTCATGGGCCTCACCAAGACCGTCGCGCTCGAGGTCGCCGAGAACGGCATCACCGCCAACGCCATCTGCCCCGGCTACGTGCTGACGCCGCTCGTCGAAAAGCAGATCCCCGATACGGCCAAGGCGCGCGGCATCAGCGAGGCCGAGGTGAAGACCGACGTCATGCTGAAATTCCAGCCGACCAAGGAATTCGTCGGCACCGACGAGGTGACGGCCATCGCGCTCTTCCTCGCCTCGGATGCGGCAAAGTCGATCAACGGCACCCATATATCCGTCGATGGCGGCTGGACCGCCCAATAA
- the map gene encoding type I methionyl aminopeptidase — translation MTLGNDEDLSGLKAIGRICANVLQHMSTAVRPGMTTAELDLIGRRMLEATGARSAPESCYNFPGATCISINEEVAHGIPGDRVIKEGDLVNIDVSAELDGYFADTGASFTVGRSVPAVERLCRDGKRALWVGLKEVKAGKPLAEVGNAIGAFARKNRYTLIANLASHGVGRSLHEEPTEIATWPDPQEKRRMTEGLVFTVEPFLSLGANWAEGGDKDEWTLYSEPSAPTVQFEHTVVATRNGPLVVTLPG, via the coding sequence ATGACCCTTGGAAACGATGAAGACCTGAGCGGCCTGAAGGCGATCGGCCGGATCTGCGCGAACGTGCTGCAGCACATGTCGACCGCCGTCCGGCCCGGCATGACGACGGCCGAGCTCGACCTGATCGGCCGGCGCATGCTGGAGGCGACGGGCGCCCGCTCGGCGCCGGAAAGCTGCTACAATTTTCCGGGTGCGACCTGCATTTCCATCAACGAAGAGGTGGCGCACGGCATTCCGGGCGACCGGGTGATCAAGGAAGGCGACCTCGTCAATATCGACGTTTCCGCCGAGCTCGACGGCTATTTCGCCGATACGGGCGCATCCTTCACGGTCGGCCGCTCGGTGCCGGCGGTGGAGCGGCTTTGCCGCGACGGCAAGCGGGCGCTCTGGGTCGGCCTCAAGGAAGTCAAGGCCGGCAAGCCGCTGGCCGAAGTCGGCAACGCCATCGGCGCCTTCGCGCGCAAGAACCGCTATACGCTGATCGCCAATCTCGCCAGCCACGGCGTCGGCCGTTCGCTGCACGAGGAGCCGACGGAGATCGCCACCTGGCCGGACCCGCAGGAAAAGCGCCGCATGACGGAAGGCCTCGTCTTCACGGTCGAGCCGTTCCTCTCGCTCGGGGCGAACTGGGCCGAAGGCGGCGACAAGGATGAATGGACGCTCTACAGCGAGCCGAGCGCGCCGACGGTGCAGTTCGAGCACACGGTCGTCGCCACGCGCAACGGCCCGCTGGTGGTGACGCTGCCGGGCTGA
- a CDS encoding NnrU family protein, which yields MTLLIAGLVLFIVTHLLRPVAPGLRNAGIAALGKPGWMALHGIVSLVSLALIVYGFINARENDGAMLYFPPAFMTHITLTLMAIASVCLVAGFLPAGHIRTKLKFPILVAIKIWALAHLLSNGESYSVLLFVTILAWAVILRITLKRRIAAGETVLPVFVSAKYDIVSVVVGLALYAAIVFKLHEWLIGVAPLG from the coding sequence ATGACGTTGCTCATCGCCGGTCTCGTTCTCTTCATCGTCACCCACCTGCTGCGCCCCGTCGCGCCGGGCCTGCGCAATGCCGGCATCGCGGCGCTCGGCAAGCCGGGCTGGATGGCGCTGCACGGCATCGTCTCGCTGGTGAGCCTTGCCCTCATCGTCTACGGCTTCATCAATGCGCGGGAGAACGACGGCGCGATGCTCTATTTCCCGCCGGCCTTCATGACGCATATCACTTTGACGCTGATGGCGATCGCCTCGGTCTGTCTCGTCGCGGGCTTCCTGCCTGCCGGCCATATCCGCACGAAGCTGAAGTTTCCGATCCTCGTCGCCATCAAGATCTGGGCGCTGGCGCACCTGCTGTCGAACGGCGAGAGCTATTCCGTGCTGCTCTTCGTGACGATCCTCGCCTGGGCGGTCATCCTGCGCATCACGCTCAAGCGGCGCATCGCCGCCGGCGAGACGGTGCTGCCGGTTTTCGTCTCGGCGAAATACGACATCGTCTCCGTCGTCGTCGGCCTTGCGCTCTATGCCGCTATCGTCTTCAAGCTGCATGAATGGCTGATCGGCGTCGCGCCGCTCGGCTGA
- a CDS encoding YbfB/YjiJ family MFS transporter yields the protein MMHRTAASSREILRAAIAGALAMAVAMGLGRFFYTPVLPGMMADLGLNAADAGIIAAANFAGYLLGAVLAAYGWAAGHERRLAVGAIAATVLLLLAMALLSGVAALSLVRFAAGLASAFGLIFTSGIVLSIGLAHRDPRVQMAHFSGVGGGIAVSAVLVYLLSLAPVCAIPAWRVDWIAGALLGAGGLAAVAWLLPRPTGSARAVRERPIAWTRPLVALMLSYGLFGIGYVVTATFLVAIAREGAGSPLLECLTWFVTGVAAAVSLLVWKPLERRHGVAAAYLLAILVEMAGVVATVTLPFPSSALIGGALLGLTFVVITAYGLQLGRVLASESPRRALALMTAAFGVGQILGPLGAGFLAARTGSYALPSLAAAGILLLAAAITALGGVLSIKSR from the coding sequence ATGATGCACCGCACAGCCGCTTCTTCGCGCGAGATCCTGCGCGCCGCCATTGCCGGCGCGCTCGCCATGGCGGTGGCCATGGGGCTCGGCCGCTTCTTCTACACGCCCGTCCTGCCCGGCATGATGGCGGACCTCGGCCTCAATGCCGCCGATGCCGGCATCATCGCGGCGGCGAATTTCGCCGGTTATCTCCTCGGCGCGGTGCTGGCCGCCTATGGCTGGGCGGCCGGCCATGAACGGCGCCTTGCGGTCGGCGCGATCGCCGCGACCGTGCTGCTGCTCCTCGCCATGGCGCTTCTTTCCGGTGTCGCGGCGCTTTCGCTGGTCCGCTTCGCGGCCGGCCTTGCCAGCGCCTTCGGCCTTATCTTCACCTCCGGCATCGTGCTGTCCATCGGCCTTGCGCATCGCGATCCGCGCGTGCAGATGGCGCATTTCTCCGGGGTCGGCGGCGGCATCGCGGTTTCGGCGGTGCTGGTCTACCTCCTTTCGCTGGCGCCCGTCTGCGCCATCCCGGCATGGCGGGTGGACTGGATCGCCGGCGCGCTTCTGGGTGCGGGCGGGCTTGCCGCCGTCGCGTGGCTGCTGCCGCGGCCGACGGGCAGCGCCAGGGCCGTGCGCGAGCGGCCTATCGCCTGGACGCGGCCGCTGGTGGCCCTGATGCTGAGCTATGGCCTCTTCGGCATCGGCTACGTGGTCACCGCCACCTTCCTCGTCGCCATCGCCCGGGAAGGCGCCGGGAGCCCGCTGCTCGAATGCCTCACCTGGTTCGTCACCGGGGTCGCTGCGGCGGTCTCGCTGCTTGTCTGGAAACCCCTGGAGCGGCGCCACGGCGTCGCTGCCGCCTATCTCCTTGCGATCCTCGTGGAAATGGCGGGCGTCGTGGCGACGGTGACGCTGCCCTTTCCCTCCTCGGCGCTCATCGGCGGTGCGCTGCTGGGGCTGACCTTCGTCGTCATCACGGCCTATGGCCTGCAGCTTGGGCGTGTGCTCGCCAGCGAAAGCCCGCGCCGCGCCCTGGCGCTGATGACGGCGGCCTTCGGCGTCGGGCAGATTCTCGGGCCGCTCGGGGCCGGGTTTCTCGCCGCGCGCACGGGAAGCTACGCGCTGCCCAGCCTTGCGGCGGCGGGCATTCTTCTGCTTGCCGCGGCCATCACCGCGCTCGGCGGGGTGCTTTCCATTAAATCTCGGTAA
- a CDS encoding YciI family protein translates to MLYAVLCYDAESEVCAWSKELDEKVMADLGAVNQRYAEAGKLGPVARLMPTTAAVTVRKGPTDNIVMDGPFAETKEQFLGFFVLEAETLEEAIQFARELSAANPANGTYEIRPLQFFNPGVPIS, encoded by the coding sequence ATGCTGTATGCCGTTCTTTGTTACGATGCCGAAAGTGAAGTCTGCGCCTGGTCGAAGGAGCTGGACGAGAAGGTCATGGCCGATCTCGGCGCGGTCAACCAGCGTTATGCCGAGGCCGGCAAGCTCGGGCCCGTCGCGCGGCTGATGCCGACGACGGCGGCCGTCACCGTGCGCAAGGGGCCGACGGATAATATCGTCATGGACGGTCCCTTCGCCGAGACCAAGGAACAGTTCCTCGGCTTCTTCGTGCTTGAGGCCGAGACGCTGGAGGAGGCGATCCAGTTCGCCCGCGAGCTTTCCGCCGCCAATCCGGCGAACGGGACCTATGAGATCCGGCCGTTGCAGTTCTTCAATCCGGGAGTGCCTATTTCATGA
- the glpK gene encoding glycerol kinase GlpK: MGGYVLAIDQGTTSSRAIVFDGNQKVVGSGQKEFTQIFPQSGWVEHDPEEIWESVVWSVKAALKKAGVKASDISAIGITNQRETVVVWERESGRPIHNAIVWQDRRTASYCEKLKKQDLEKTFTKKTGLLLDPYFSGTKLSWMLSNVKGARARGAKGDLCFGTIDTFLIWRLTGGKSHVTDATNASRTLMYNIAANEWDDELLEILRVPKAMLPEVLDCAADFGVTEKSLFGAEIPILGVAGDQQAATIGQACFEPGMMKSTYGTGCFALLNTGPDMVRSKNRLLTTIAYRLDGETTYALEGSIFIAGAAVQWLRDGLKVIKAAPDTGDLAAKADPTQNVYLVPAFTGLGAPHWDPEARAAIYGMTRNTGPAEFARAALEAVCYQTRDLLDAMHKDWKVNGRETVLRVDGGMVASDWTMQRLADILDAPVDRPTILETTALGAAWLAGQRAGVWPDRKGFAKSWARDTRFTPKMDEKTRAVKIRGWKDAVRRTLSA; encoded by the coding sequence ATGGGCGGATATGTTCTCGCGATCGACCAGGGCACGACATCGAGCCGGGCGATCGTCTTCGACGGCAACCAGAAGGTCGTCGGGTCCGGCCAGAAGGAATTCACGCAGATCTTTCCGCAATCCGGCTGGGTCGAGCACGACCCCGAGGAAATCTGGGAAAGCGTCGTCTGGTCGGTGAAGGCCGCGCTGAAGAAGGCCGGCGTCAAGGCGTCCGACATTTCCGCCATCGGCATCACCAACCAGCGCGAGACGGTCGTCGTCTGGGAGCGCGAGAGCGGCAGGCCGATCCACAACGCCATCGTCTGGCAGGACCGCCGCACCGCCTCCTATTGCGAGAAGCTGAAGAAGCAGGACCTCGAAAAGACCTTCACGAAGAAGACGGGCCTGCTGCTCGATCCCTATTTCTCCGGCACCAAGCTCTCCTGGATGCTCTCCAACGTGAAGGGCGCGCGGGCGCGGGGCGCGAAAGGCGACCTCTGCTTCGGCACCATCGACACGTTCCTCATCTGGCGGCTGACGGGCGGCAAGTCCCATGTCACCGACGCCACCAATGCCAGCCGCACGCTGATGTACAACATCGCGGCGAACGAATGGGACGACGAGCTGCTGGAGATCCTGCGCGTGCCGAAGGCCATGCTGCCCGAGGTGCTGGACTGCGCCGCCGATTTCGGCGTGACGGAGAAAAGCCTGTTCGGCGCGGAAATCCCGATCCTCGGCGTTGCCGGCGACCAGCAGGCGGCGACCATCGGCCAGGCCTGCTTCGAGCCCGGCATGATGAAATCCACCTACGGCACCGGCTGCTTCGCGCTGCTCAATACCGGGCCGGACATGGTGCGCTCGAAGAACCGGCTGCTCACCACCATCGCCTACCGGCTCGACGGCGAGACGACCTATGCGCTGGAGGGCTCGATCTTCATCGCGGGCGCGGCCGTGCAATGGCTGCGCGACGGGCTGAAGGTCATCAAGGCCGCGCCCGATACCGGCGACCTTGCCGCCAAGGCCGACCCGACGCAGAACGTCTATCTCGTGCCTGCCTTCACCGGCCTCGGCGCGCCGCACTGGGACCCGGAGGCGCGCGCCGCCATCTACGGCATGACGCGCAACACGGGCCCCGCCGAATTCGCCCGCGCGGCGCTGGAGGCCGTCTGCTACCAGACGCGCGACCTACTCGACGCCATGCACAAGGACTGGAAGGTGAACGGCAGGGAAACGGTGCTGCGCGTCGACGGCGGCATGGTCGCCTCCGACTGGACCATGCAGCGCCTTGCCGACATCCTCGACGCCCCCGTCGACCGCCCGACCATCCTGGAAACGACCGCGCTCGGCGCGGCGTGGCTCGCCGGCCAGCGCGCGGGCGTGTGGCCGGACCGCAAGGGCTTCGCCAAGTCCTGGGCGCGCGACACGCGCTTCACGCCGAAGATGGACGAGAAGACGCGCGCGGTGAAGATCAGGGGATGGAAGGATGCGGTGCGGCGGACGCTGAGCGCGTAA
- the sbmA gene encoding peptide antibiotic transporter SbmA, whose protein sequence is MFVSFFPYPRLFFPSVILWSALAMAIWYAGGESLGAYIGLPPLKPGEEAIIGVSVFWSAPFLWFYIYYAVMVGLFAAFWFTYSPHKWQFWSVLGSALIIFNTYFSVQVSVAINAWYGPFYDMIQRGLARTEPIPTETEIYVGMIGFAGIAFVAITVGTLNLFFVSHYVFRWRTAMNDFYMSHWDKLRHIEGASQRVQDDTMRFSRTVEGLGVSLVSSIMTLVAFLPVLFKFSSTVTVLPFIGEVPHALVWAAICWALFGTVFLAAVGIKLPGLEFRNQRVEAAYRKELVYGEDHADRAQPPTVAELFANVRKNYFRLYFHYLYFNVARIFYLQADNLFGTFVLVPSIVAGKLTLGVMSQIQNVFGQVRESFQYLVNSWTTIVELLSIYKRLKAFEAAIYDQPLPDIDERYLQKAAVEGELAANEP, encoded by the coding sequence TTGTTCGTCTCCTTCTTTCCCTATCCCAGATTGTTCTTCCCTTCCGTCATCCTATGGTCGGCCCTCGCCATGGCGATCTGGTACGCCGGCGGGGAAAGTCTGGGCGCCTATATCGGGCTGCCGCCGTTGAAACCGGGCGAGGAGGCGATCATCGGGGTCTCCGTCTTCTGGTCTGCGCCCTTCCTCTGGTTCTACATCTATTATGCGGTGATGGTCGGGCTGTTCGCGGCCTTCTGGTTCACCTACAGCCCGCATAAATGGCAGTTCTGGTCCGTGCTCGGGTCGGCGCTCATCATCTTCAACACCTATTTCTCGGTGCAGGTGAGCGTTGCGATCAACGCCTGGTACGGGCCGTTCTACGACATGATCCAGCGGGGGCTCGCGCGCACCGAGCCGATTCCGACGGAAACCGAGATCTATGTCGGCATGATCGGCTTTGCGGGCATCGCCTTCGTCGCCATCACCGTCGGCACGCTGAACCTGTTCTTCGTCAGCCATTACGTCTTCCGCTGGCGCACGGCGATGAACGATTTCTACATGTCCCACTGGGACAAGCTGCGCCATATCGAAGGCGCCTCGCAGCGCGTGCAGGACGATACGATGCGTTTCTCGCGCACGGTGGAAGGTCTCGGCGTCAGCCTCGTTTCCTCGATCATGACGCTCGTCGCCTTCCTCCCGGTGCTCTTCAAGTTCTCCAGCACGGTGACGGTGCTGCCCTTCATCGGCGAGGTTCCGCATGCGCTGGTCTGGGCGGCGATCTGCTGGGCGCTGTTCGGCACGGTGTTCCTTGCCGCGGTCGGCATCAAGCTGCCGGGCCTGGAATTCCGCAACCAGCGCGTCGAGGCGGCCTACCGCAAGGAACTGGTCTATGGCGAGGACCATGCCGACCGGGCGCAGCCGCCGACGGTGGCTGAGCTCTTTGCCAATGTGCGCAAGAACTATTTCCGCCTCTATTTCCACTATCTCTATTTCAACGTCGCCCGCATCTTCTACCTGCAGGCCGACAATCTCTTCGGCACCTTCGTTCTGGTGCCCTCCATCGTCGCGGGCAAGCTGACGCTCGGCGTGATGAGCCAGATCCAGAACGTGTTCGGGCAGGTGCGCGAGTCGTTCCAGTATCTGGTCAATTCCTGGACGACGATCGTCGAGCTCTTGTCGATCTACAAGCGCCTCAAGGCCTTCGAGGCGGCGATCTACGACCAGCCGCTGCCCGATATCGACGAGCGCTACCTGCAAAAGGCGGCGGTCGAAGGCGAGCTTGCGGCCAACGAGCCGTGA
- a CDS encoding LLM class flavin-dependent oxidoreductase → MELGLYTFADVDPNAADKGREGERRLKNLLEEIELADQVGLDVFGLGEHHRPDYAASAPAVILAAAAARTKTIRLSSAVTVLSSDDPVRVFQQFSTVDLLSGGRAEIMAGRGSFIESFPLFGYALDDYDQLFEEKLDLLLALNASEKVSWNGVMRAPLSGIGVYPRPLHGRLPVWIAVGGTPQSVARAGAYGLPLALAIIGGTPARYAPLFDLYREAARRAGQDEAKLKTSINVHGFIADTTAEAADTFYGPQAEVMNRIGRERGWGPTSRAQFDQSTGPDGHLFLGDPETVAKKIVAHHKIFRNDRFLLQMAIGLMPHDRILRGIELYGTKVAPLVREMLADEPRAEMAPSA, encoded by the coding sequence ATGGAACTTGGCCTCTATACCTTCGCCGATGTCGATCCCAATGCCGCCGACAAGGGGCGGGAAGGGGAGCGGCGGCTGAAGAACCTGCTGGAAGAGATCGAGCTTGCCGATCAGGTGGGGCTCGATGTCTTCGGGCTCGGCGAGCATCACCGGCCGGATTATGCGGCCTCGGCGCCGGCCGTCATCCTGGCCGCCGCGGCGGCGCGCACGAAGACCATCCGTCTTTCGAGCGCGGTGACGGTGCTGTCGTCGGACGATCCGGTGCGCGTGTTCCAGCAGTTCTCGACGGTCGATCTTCTGTCCGGCGGCCGGGCGGAGATCATGGCGGGGCGTGGCTCCTTCATCGAATCCTTTCCGCTCTTCGGCTATGCGCTCGACGACTACGACCAGCTCTTCGAGGAAAAGCTCGACCTGCTGCTCGCACTCAACGCAAGCGAAAAGGTCTCGTGGAACGGCGTCATGCGCGCGCCGCTTTCGGGCATCGGCGTCTATCCGCGGCCCCTCCATGGCCGGCTGCCGGTCTGGATCGCCGTCGGCGGCACGCCGCAGTCGGTGGCGCGGGCAGGGGCCTATGGCCTGCCGCTGGCGCTCGCCATCATCGGCGGCACGCCGGCGCGCTATGCGCCGCTCTTCGATCTCTACCGCGAGGCCGCGCGGCGCGCGGGACAGGACGAGGCGAAGCTGAAGACCAGCATCAACGTGCACGGCTTCATCGCCGATACGACGGCGGAAGCGGCCGACACCTTCTACGGGCCGCAGGCCGAGGTGATGAACCGCATCGGCCGCGAGCGCGGCTGGGGGCCGACGAGCCGGGCGCAGTTCGACCAGTCGACCGGGCCGGACGGCCATCTCTTCCTCGGCGATCCCGAGACGGTCGCGAAGAAGATCGTCGCCCACCACAAGATCTTCCGCAACGACCGCTTCCTGCTCCAGATGGCGATCGGCCTGATGCCACACGACCGCATCCTGCGCGGGATCGAGCTTTACGGCACGAAGGTCGCGCCGCTGGTGCGCGAGATGCTGGCGGACGAGCCCAGGGCGGAAATGGCCCCTTCCGCCTGA